The genomic DNA TTTGAGACGGTAAAAAGTTCTGCAATCAGGTGTAAATTCACACTTTATTCACATTTTACCTGCTTTTTGTTCACCGAACAGGGCCATTTGTACTAAACACAATTTCTTTACATTCTTAATAAAACAAAAGCTTGGCTGAGCCAAGCTTACAGTATTGTTGATCCTCTTGGTGTTTTATGCTGACCCCTCAGGTTTCATGAATATGAAAAAAAGAGCCGGCTACGACTCTTTTTATAATTGGTATAGTATTCGATTCTAGAACGAGTTATGAGTGGATATAAGGTTATTTTTTTGAGGTTTGATTGAAGAGAAGCTTTGCCGCACCGACGACACCAGCATCGTTTCCTAAGCTTGCGATGGCGAAATCTGTTGCTTCATACACTCTTGGAAGTGCAAACTGGGCAAACACTTCCTTCAGTGGTTTCAAGAGCTGATCACCTGCTTTGGAAACGCCTCCTCCAATGACGATTTTTGACGGATTAAGTCCATTCGACAAATTCGCAATTGCAAGTCCGAGGTGATGACAGATCGTCCGGATGACTTCATTGGACCACTCGTCACCATCAGCTGCACTGATGAACACATCTTCAGCTGTTAGTCGCTCTTTTCCGTCCAACCTTTGGTGAAGTGCGCTTTCTGGATGATCGGACAACCCTTCTGTTGCGATCCGGGCAATTCCTGTTGCAGAAGCGATCGTTTCCAAACACCCTGTTTTCCCACAATTACAAGGCGCTCCTCCACTCGTAATCGACGTGATATGACCGATTTCACCAGCCATCCCGTTTGCACCATGAAGAATTTCACCGTCAAGGATGATGCCTCCACCGATTCCGGTACCTAACGTGATACAGATTAAATTCGCTGCCT from Pseudalkalibacillus sp. SCS-8 includes the following:
- a CDS encoding ROK family glucokinase — encoded protein: MKEKIAVGVDLGGTTIKMAFVDESGNMIEKWHIPTDITDGGRNIANHIGASIKDKLKDTDLEISSIEGIGIGAPGFINLENGFIYKAVNLGWENYPLKDDLEGITGLPVFVDNDANIAALGEMWKGAGNQAANLICITLGTGIGGGIILDGEILHGANGMAGEIGHITSITSGGAPCNCGKTGCLETIASATGIARIATEGLSDHPESALHQRLDGKERLTAEDVFISAADGDEWSNEVIRTICHHLGLAIANLSNGLNPSKIVIGGGVSKAGDQLLKPLKEVFAQFALPRVYEATDFAIASLGNDAGVVGAAKLLFNQTSKK